Proteins from a genomic interval of Bradyrhizobium sp. CCBAU 53340:
- the mepA gene encoding penicillin-insensitive murein endopeptidase, whose product MSPCRIVPLLLVMTLLAAGSALAQDKGSVNPKPLPPLANPNDPKLGAKELFARKLLPSKGPARVIGSYVKGCIGGAQQMPVNGDSWQVMRLSRNRNYGHPDMIALIKRLAAKAHKDANWPGILVGDIGQPRGGPALSGHASHQIGLDADIWLTPMPDHRLSREEREEMSAVMMVRPDRLDIDPKVFTPGHVLVLRDAAQEPAVQRIFVNPAIKKALCREATGDRSWLSKIRPWWGHDYHFHIRMRCPAGSGECKGQPSQSEDEGCKPSDFAYWFSEGVLHPKPPPEPPKPKPPMTLAQMPAACKAVLRAPDAKP is encoded by the coding sequence ATGAGTCCCTGCCGCATCGTCCCTCTCCTGCTCGTCATGACGCTCCTGGCCGCCGGCAGCGCGCTGGCCCAGGACAAGGGCAGCGTGAATCCGAAACCGCTGCCGCCGCTCGCCAACCCCAACGATCCCAAGCTCGGCGCCAAGGAGCTGTTCGCGCGCAAGCTGCTGCCCTCGAAAGGGCCGGCGCGCGTGATCGGCTCCTATGTGAAGGGATGCATCGGCGGCGCCCAGCAGATGCCGGTCAACGGCGACAGCTGGCAGGTGATGCGGCTGTCGCGCAACCGCAATTACGGCCATCCCGACATGATCGCATTGATCAAGCGCCTGGCTGCCAAGGCGCACAAGGATGCGAACTGGCCGGGCATTCTGGTCGGCGACATCGGCCAGCCGCGCGGCGGGCCCGCTTTGTCCGGCCATGCCAGCCATCAGATCGGGTTAGATGCCGACATCTGGCTGACGCCGATGCCGGACCATCGCCTCTCGCGCGAGGAACGCGAGGAAATGTCGGCGGTGATGATGGTGCGCCCGGACCGGCTCGACATCGATCCGAAGGTGTTCACCCCTGGCCATGTGCTGGTGCTGCGCGACGCCGCGCAGGAGCCGGCGGTGCAGCGCATCTTCGTCAATCCCGCGATCAAGAAGGCGCTGTGCCGCGAGGCCACGGGCGACCGCTCCTGGCTGTCGAAGATCCGGCCGTGGTGGGGCCACGACTATCACTTCCACATCCGCATGCGCTGCCCGGCGGGATCAGGCGAATGCAAGGGCCAGCCGTCGCAATCCGAGGACGAAGGCTGTAAGCCCTCCGACTTTGCTTATTGGTTCAGTGAGGGCGTGCTGCATCCCAAGCCGCCGCCGGAGCCGCCGAAGCCGAAACCGCCGATGACGCTGGCGCAGATGCCGGCGGCCTGCAAAGCCGTGCTGCGCGCACCGGATGCGAAGCCGTAG
- a CDS encoding bifunctional diguanylate cyclase/phosphodiesterase, translated as MQSRAEAEAAIADARKSHERLRQAVDLLPQGIVILDPEGRYVLWNKQYSEIYSKTADLFQEGARLEDTLRVGVARGDYPEAAGHEDEWIAARLKKLYEPGKRHEQTLSDGRVILIEERRTDDGGVVGLRVDITELKQREASFRLLFDGNPVPMIVCARDDERILAVNDSAIAHYGYGRAEFEKLTIRSLQAFDSEPPWTGDRSSDEQAGRTWKHVKADGALIDLAIYSRELTYAERPAVLLALMDITERKRAEARLAFMAQHDGLTGLPNRNLLRQTMDEMLLHTRRSAEKVAVLMLGLDNFKSVNDTLGHAVGDKLLRGVAKRLRSTLREEDALARLNSDEFAIVQSGLTRPEDAVMLAKRLLEALADPYLLDGHSVVIRASIGIAMAPGDGDEAEKLLKSADMALSRAKADARGSFAFFEAALDAKAQSRRKIEVELRDAIQNEVLRPYYQPLIDLQSGRITGFEALVRWPHAERGMVSPAEFIPVAEDTGLINPLGGLMLRRACLDAASWPDDVRVAVNLSPLQFRSGNLLSMVTDALKHSGLAPRRLELEITETLLLEKSAQVLATLHALRALGVRISMDDFGTGYSSLSYLRSFPFDKIKIDQSFVRDLGANREAQAIIRSIVSLGKGLGVIITAEGVETEAELSCLRAEGCDEGQGFLFSKARPNAEIISLLAAQRGIDGADDEDAALVA; from the coding sequence GTGCAAAGCCGTGCGGAAGCCGAGGCGGCCATCGCGGACGCGCGCAAATCGCATGAGCGGCTGCGCCAGGCCGTCGACCTCTTGCCGCAGGGCATCGTGATTCTGGATCCCGAAGGCCGTTACGTCCTCTGGAACAAGCAGTATTCCGAGATCTACAGCAAGACCGCCGATCTGTTTCAGGAGGGCGCGCGGCTCGAAGACACGCTGCGCGTCGGCGTTGCCCGCGGCGACTATCCGGAGGCCGCCGGCCACGAGGACGAATGGATCGCCGCGCGGCTGAAGAAGCTCTACGAGCCCGGCAAGCGCCACGAGCAGACGCTGTCCGACGGCCGTGTCATCCTGATCGAGGAACGCCGCACCGATGATGGCGGCGTCGTGGGCCTCCGTGTCGACATCACCGAATTGAAGCAGCGCGAGGCCTCGTTCCGCCTGCTGTTCGACGGCAATCCCGTTCCCATGATCGTCTGCGCGCGCGACGACGAGCGCATCCTCGCCGTCAACGACTCCGCGATCGCGCATTACGGCTATGGCCGCGCCGAGTTCGAGAAGCTGACGATCCGCTCTTTGCAGGCCTTCGACAGCGAGCCGCCGTGGACCGGCGATCGTTCGAGCGATGAGCAGGCCGGCCGCACCTGGAAGCACGTCAAGGCCGACGGCGCCCTGATCGATCTGGCGATCTATTCCCGCGAGTTGACCTATGCTGAGCGGCCCGCCGTGCTGCTTGCGCTGATGGACATCACCGAACGCAAGCGCGCCGAGGCGAGGCTTGCCTTCATGGCCCAGCATGACGGCCTGACGGGGCTGCCGAACCGCAATCTGCTGCGCCAGACCATGGACGAGATGCTGCTGCACACCCGCCGCAGCGCCGAGAAGGTCGCGGTGCTGATGCTCGGGCTCGACAACTTCAAGTCGGTCAACGACACGCTGGGACATGCGGTCGGCGACAAGCTGCTGCGCGGCGTCGCCAAGCGGCTGCGTTCCACCTTGCGCGAGGAAGACGCGCTGGCGCGGCTCAATTCGGACGAGTTTGCGATCGTGCAGAGCGGTCTGACGCGCCCCGAGGACGCGGTGATGTTGGCCAAGCGCCTCCTGGAAGCGCTCGCCGATCCCTATCTGCTCGACGGTCATTCCGTGGTGATCCGCGCTTCGATCGGCATCGCGATGGCGCCGGGCGACGGCGATGAGGCCGAAAAGCTGCTCAAGAGCGCCGACATGGCGCTGTCGCGCGCCAAAGCGGACGCCCGCGGCAGCTTCGCCTTCTTCGAGGCCGCGTTAGACGCAAAAGCGCAAAGCCGCCGCAAGATCGAAGTCGAGCTGCGCGACGCGATCCAGAACGAGGTGCTGCGGCCCTACTACCAGCCGCTGATCGATCTCCAGAGCGGTCGCATCACCGGTTTCGAGGCGCTGGTGCGCTGGCCGCATGCCGAGCGCGGCATGGTCTCGCCCGCCGAGTTCATCCCGGTCGCGGAAGACACCGGCCTGATCAATCCGCTCGGCGGCCTGATGCTGCGCCGGGCGTGCCTGGATGCCGCGAGCTGGCCCGACGACGTCCGCGTCGCCGTCAATTTGTCGCCGCTGCAGTTCCGCAGTGGCAATCTGCTGTCGATGGTGACGGATGCGCTGAAGCATTCCGGCCTGGCGCCGCGCCGGCTCGAGCTCGAGATCACAGAGACGCTGCTCTTGGAGAAGAGCGCCCAGGTGCTGGCGACGCTGCATGCGCTGCGCGCGCTCGGCGTGCGCATCTCGATGGACGATTTCGGCACCGGCTATTCCAGCCTCAGCTATTTGCGCAGCTTCCCGTTCGACAAAATCAAGATCGACCAGTCCTTCGTGCGCGATCTCGGCGCCAACCGCGAAGCCCAGGCGATCATCCGCTCCATCGTCAGCCTCGGCAAAGGCCTCGGGGTCATCATCACCGCCGAGGGTGTCGAGACCGAGGCCGAGCTGAGCTGCCTCCGCGCCGAGGGCTGCGACGAGGGCCAGGGGTTTCTGTTCAGCAAGGCCCGGCCGAACGCCGAGATCATCAGCCTCCTGGCCGCACAGCGCGGCATCGATGGCGCGGATGACGAGGACGCCGCCCTGGTGGCGTGA
- a CDS encoding acyl-CoA dehydrogenase family protein → MDGTVGVDLVARARAIAPLIADKADEIERTRRLTPDVVGALIENGLYRALLPQSLGGSEAPPETFMQMLEEIANADASTAWCLGQNSVCAMIAAALDHDTANEIFNTAPGILAWGAVAHEARAVEGGYRVTGRWDFASGSPQASWLGAHVRIVDADGTPRKNADGSPELRTLLFPLARAVMHDVWQAIGLAGTGTNSYEVKDLFIPDRFAALRDVPDALREPGPLYRLPTGSTYSLGFAAVSLGVARATLDAAIALARAKHQSLAASAMRDNQAVQGLIGRTEGDLRAARAYLYATAQAMWRDLSATGVFSPAHRSAVRLAATWTIQQSAEVVDTAYRMAGATAVFRSNPFERRFRDMHAITQQIQARDTHFEDIGKAILSER, encoded by the coding sequence ATGGACGGAACTGTCGGAGTCGATCTCGTCGCGCGGGCGCGGGCCATCGCGCCGCTGATTGCTGATAAGGCTGACGAGATCGAGCGGACGCGGCGGCTGACGCCCGATGTCGTGGGTGCGCTGATCGAGAACGGGCTCTACCGCGCGTTGTTGCCCCAATCCCTCGGCGGATCGGAAGCGCCGCCCGAGACCTTCATGCAGATGCTGGAGGAGATCGCGAACGCCGATGCGTCCACGGCCTGGTGCCTCGGCCAAAACAGTGTCTGCGCGATGATCGCAGCTGCGCTCGACCACGACACCGCGAACGAGATCTTCAACACTGCGCCCGGCATCTTGGCCTGGGGCGCGGTGGCGCATGAGGCGCGCGCGGTGGAGGGCGGCTACCGCGTCACCGGGCGATGGGATTTTGCCTCGGGCTCGCCGCAGGCAAGCTGGCTGGGCGCGCATGTCCGCATCGTCGATGCCGACGGCACGCCGCGCAAAAATGCCGATGGGTCGCCGGAGCTGCGCACCCTCCTGTTTCCGCTTGCGCGTGCCGTGATGCACGACGTCTGGCAGGCGATTGGCCTCGCCGGCACCGGCACCAATTCCTACGAGGTGAAAGACCTCTTCATCCCCGATCGCTTCGCCGCGCTCCGCGATGTGCCGGACGCCCTGCGCGAGCCGGGGCCGCTCTACCGGCTTCCGACCGGCTCGACCTACAGTCTCGGCTTTGCCGCGGTCTCGCTCGGCGTCGCGCGCGCGACGCTGGATGCGGCGATCGCGCTGGCGCGCGCCAAGCATCAGTCATTGGCGGCGAGCGCGATGCGCGACAACCAGGCGGTTCAGGGGCTGATCGGCCGCACCGAAGGCGACCTGCGCGCCGCGCGGGCCTATCTCTACGCGACCGCGCAGGCGATGTGGCGCGACCTCTCAGCGACAGGCGTCTTTAGCCCGGCGCATCGCAGCGCTGTCAGGCTCGCCGCGACCTGGACCATCCAGCAATCGGCGGAGGTGGTCGACACCGCCTATCGCATGGCCGGCGCCACGGCCGTATTTCGCAGCAATCCGTTCGAGCGACGGTTTCGTGACATGCACGCCATCACCCAGCAGATCCAGGCACGCGATACGCATTTTGAGGATATCGGGAAGGCGATTTTGTCGGAGAGGTGA
- a CDS encoding alpha/beta fold hydrolase, whose product MSEIEQAERPSDPDMTRRHLMSLAATATGAIGSAMLDLPARAEEKTTVSTDQIEKLLPGFRRSRIKTSGAEINTFVKGEGPPLLLLHGHPQTLVCWHKVAPKLAERFTVVLTDLRGYGDSSKPDGGKDSINYSKREMARDQVEVMRALGFEQFSAAGHDRGGRVLHRLLLDHPAVVTRAAVLDIAPTATMYAKVTKDFAMRYMWWFFLSQPAPLPETLIGNNLDFYLQTHINKQNKTPDAIDPIALEEYRRCYTRETLHAVCEDYRAAAGIDLVHDAADADKRIGCPLLVLWGEKGVVGSSYDVRETWREKATDVRGESLPCGHYLPEEAPELVIDRLGGFFT is encoded by the coding sequence ATGTCCGAGATTGAGCAAGCAGAACGTCCATCCGATCCTGATATGACGCGGCGGCACCTGATGTCACTGGCGGCAACGGCCACAGGCGCGATCGGATCGGCTATGCTGGACTTGCCCGCTCGCGCCGAGGAGAAAACGACGGTGTCCACCGATCAGATCGAAAAACTGCTGCCGGGCTTTCGTCGCAGCCGCATCAAGACATCAGGCGCGGAGATCAACACCTTCGTGAAGGGCGAGGGCCCGCCGCTGCTGCTTCTGCACGGCCATCCGCAAACACTGGTGTGCTGGCACAAGGTCGCGCCAAAACTTGCCGAGCGCTTCACGGTCGTGCTCACCGATCTCAGGGGCTACGGCGATTCCAGCAAGCCCGACGGCGGCAAGGACAGCATAAATTATTCCAAGCGCGAGATGGCGCGCGACCAGGTCGAGGTCATGCGCGCGCTCGGCTTCGAGCAGTTCTCCGCGGCAGGGCACGACCGCGGCGGACGTGTCCTGCATCGCCTGCTGCTGGATCATCCCGCGGTCGTGACCAGGGCTGCGGTGCTCGACATCGCGCCGACGGCGACGATGTACGCCAAGGTGACCAAGGATTTCGCCATGCGCTACATGTGGTGGTTCTTCCTGAGCCAGCCGGCGCCGCTTCCGGAAACCCTGATCGGCAACAATCTCGACTTCTATCTGCAGACGCACATCAACAAGCAGAACAAGACGCCTGATGCGATCGATCCGATCGCGCTGGAGGAATACCGCCGCTGCTACACGCGCGAGACGCTGCACGCCGTCTGCGAGGATTATCGCGCCGCCGCCGGCATCGACCTGGTTCACGACGCGGCCGATGCGGACAAGCGGATCGGTTGCCCTCTGCTCGTGCTCTGGGGCGAAAAAGGCGTCGTCGGATCGAGCTACGATGTGCGCGAGACCTGGCGTGAGAAGGCCACGGACGTCCGCGGCGAGAGCCTGCCTTGCGGACACTACCTGCCCGAGGAGGCGCCGGAACTCGTGATCGACAGGCTCGGCGGATTCTTCACGTGA
- a CDS encoding tetratricopeptide repeat protein, giving the protein MKVLKASICVAVAALALSLSLGALSYAAEDEAGTLTQQMKELYRAGKYAEALPLAQKALALREKEFGTEDAMVAMPLNDLGTIHYNLGQYPVAELLYKRALAIREKTLGPDATEVATVLNNLGELYRVEEHYAEAEPLLKRSIAIREKALGRSDPSIVMALSNLAAVYSNQGRYDQSEPLFKRGLTILQKANGPDDPEATVLMSNLADAYMHRHRYADAERLLKRSIAVTEKAYGPDHPDIAQAQNNLATLYARQGRNADAELLYRQSVVTYEKTLGPDHPDLVDVLDNLAAFYKDQGRYADAQQLFKRSAAIRAKARPI; this is encoded by the coding sequence ATGAAGGTCCTGAAGGCATCGATCTGTGTTGCGGTCGCCGCGCTGGCGCTGAGCCTGTCGCTCGGTGCGCTGTCTTATGCGGCAGAGGATGAGGCGGGCACGCTCACCCAGCAGATGAAAGAACTCTATCGGGCCGGCAAATATGCCGAAGCGCTGCCGCTCGCCCAGAAGGCCCTCGCCCTTCGCGAGAAGGAGTTCGGCACCGAAGACGCCATGGTCGCGATGCCGCTCAATGATCTGGGCACGATCCACTACAATCTGGGCCAGTACCCGGTCGCCGAACTGCTGTACAAGCGGGCGCTGGCGATCAGGGAGAAGACGCTCGGTCCTGATGCCACCGAAGTCGCAACCGTGCTGAACAATCTGGGCGAGCTCTACCGCGTGGAGGAGCATTACGCCGAAGCGGAGCCGCTGCTCAAGCGCTCGATCGCCATTCGGGAGAAAGCGCTCGGTCGGAGCGATCCTTCCATCGTGATGGCCCTGAGCAACCTTGCTGCCGTCTACAGCAATCAGGGACGCTACGACCAGTCGGAGCCGTTGTTCAAACGGGGACTCACCATTCTTCAGAAGGCGAACGGCCCGGACGATCCCGAAGCCACGGTGTTGATGAGCAATCTCGCCGATGCCTACATGCATCGGCATCGCTACGCGGATGCCGAGCGGCTGCTCAAGCGATCGATCGCGGTGACGGAGAAGGCCTACGGCCCCGACCATCCCGACATTGCCCAGGCGCAGAACAATCTGGCGACGCTCTATGCCCGTCAGGGGCGCAATGCCGATGCCGAGCTTCTGTACAGGCAGTCGGTGGTCACCTACGAGAAGACGCTCGGTCCCGACCATCCGGATCTCGTCGACGTCCTCGACAATCTCGCCGCGTTCTACAAGGACCAGGGTCGCTACGCCGATGCCCAGCAGCTGTTCAAACGGTCGGCGGCCATTCGCGCCAAAGCGCGGCCGATCTGA
- a CDS encoding SRPBCC family protein codes for MRITVETSVAAPIDQVWRAYTTPADIVKWNAASDDWHTTKATVDLREGGLFSSRMEAKDGSMGFDFAGTYTTIVEHKLIEYAFGPRKAEVEFVPGSKGVTVRVVFDGEETHSVEQQRGGWQAILDSFARYVEAKQKAS; via the coding sequence ATGAGGATTACCGTCGAAACCAGCGTCGCAGCCCCGATCGACCAGGTCTGGCGCGCCTATACGACCCCCGCGGACATCGTGAAGTGGAACGCCGCGTCGGACGACTGGCATACGACCAAGGCGACGGTCGACCTGCGGGAAGGCGGCCTGTTTTCGTCGCGCATGGAGGCCAAGGACGGCAGCATGGGCTTTGACTTCGCCGGGACCTACACGACCATCGTCGAGCACAAGCTGATCGAATATGCGTTCGGCCCTCGCAAGGCCGAGGTCGAGTTCGTGCCCGGATCGAAAGGCGTCACCGTCCGCGTCGTCTTTGATGGCGAAGAGACCCACTCGGTCGAGCAGCAGCGCGGCGGCTGGCAGGCGATCCTCGACAGCTTTGCGCGCTACGTCGAAGCGAAGCAGAAGGCGTCGTAA
- a CDS encoding alpha/beta fold hydrolase translates to MIGGLAAGVGAASATSFGIDDARAQSARKTFVLIGGAFYGAWCWHRVTERLEKQGHKVYAFTLSGLAERSHLLSKEINLDTHITDIANLVEWEDLKDICLVAHSYAGCPASGALERIGSRVSAIVWVDAVKPADGQAFRDLVPFPIEDGAISRPAPKALPPTAFSDPQDVAWVLSKVTPQPIGTWLQPVKLSGAREKVAKKTYIRLPKFQLAALDKAAAECRSDSSWTVLENTTSGHSVMISQPDWLTDVLVKAA, encoded by the coding sequence ATGATCGGCGGTCTCGCGGCCGGAGTGGGCGCGGCCTCGGCAACTTCATTCGGCATCGACGATGCCCGTGCCCAGTCCGCACGGAAGACCTTCGTTCTTATCGGCGGCGCCTTCTACGGCGCATGGTGCTGGCACCGCGTCACCGAGAGGCTCGAAAAGCAGGGCCATAAAGTCTATGCGTTTACGCTCTCGGGACTGGCGGAGCGTTCGCACCTTCTCAGCAAAGAGATCAATCTCGACACGCACATCACGGACATCGCCAATCTCGTCGAATGGGAAGACCTGAAAGACATTTGCCTCGTCGCCCATTCCTATGCCGGATGTCCCGCATCGGGCGCTCTCGAGCGGATCGGAAGCCGCGTGTCTGCGATCGTCTGGGTTGATGCAGTCAAACCCGCCGACGGCCAGGCGTTCCGAGACCTCGTTCCCTTCCCGATCGAGGACGGCGCGATCAGCCGTCCGGCGCCCAAAGCACTCCCGCCGACGGCCTTTAGCGATCCGCAAGACGTTGCCTGGGTGCTGTCAAAGGTGACACCGCAACCGATCGGCACATGGCTCCAGCCGGTGAAGCTATCGGGCGCTCGCGAAAAGGTCGCGAAGAAGACCTACATCCGGTTGCCAAAATTCCAGTTGGCCGCCCTGGACAAGGCGGCCGCGGAATGCAGGTCGGACAGTTCCTGGACCGTCCTCGAAAACACGACGTCCGGCCACTCGGTCATGATCTCCCAGCCGGATTGGTTGACTGATGTGCTGGTGAAAGCCGCATAA
- a CDS encoding lipopolysaccharide assembly protein LapB codes for MGASLGGRMRSRIFARIWLVVLALAAADAVSRPAAADDQQDCLHGSKEAARSTIAACTRAIESGDYDDQSLSNLYHARGYSWSLTDLANRDDRALNDYSEAIRREPKAVSSLLNRSHIYNQRHDYARAIADVNRAFEGDLSDYGKRVGYSERGYAYQAKGDNDRAIADYTDSLGLNADNYVALTYRGNAYFAKGDLDRAIADYDHVIALYPNYAVGYYNRCLAYREKGDLDRVIADCSQAIALYPQYRDAYYSRSYAYQAKGDLDRAIADYDQMIALDPNDSDAHSGRASAYLSRGDLRRAAADVGPEPVLSFLVAIGFGVAAWLCFRGTRAGGRRSGRTMIEMCEQQIADIKRRNAVLEKVAAALEKRSSA; via the coding sequence ATGGGTGCATCGCTGGGAGGAAGGATGCGCTCAAGAATTTTCGCGCGCATCTGGCTGGTTGTCCTGGCACTTGCGGCGGCCGATGCCGTCAGCCGGCCGGCGGCAGCCGACGACCAACAGGATTGCTTGCACGGGTCGAAGGAAGCCGCTCGATCGACCATCGCCGCCTGTACCCGCGCGATCGAAAGCGGCGACTACGATGACCAAAGCCTGTCCAATTTGTATCATGCGCGCGGCTACTCCTGGTCTTTGACAGACCTCGCCAATCGCGATGACCGCGCTTTGAACGATTACAGCGAGGCGATCCGGCGCGAACCCAAAGCTGTCAGCTCATTGCTGAACCGCTCGCATATCTACAACCAGCGGCATGACTACGCCCGGGCGATCGCGGACGTGAACCGGGCGTTCGAAGGCGACCTGTCGGACTATGGAAAGCGGGTCGGATACAGTGAGCGCGGCTATGCCTATCAGGCCAAGGGCGACAACGACCGTGCCATCGCAGACTATACTGACAGCCTCGGGCTGAATGCGGACAACTACGTCGCCCTCACTTACCGAGGCAACGCCTACTTCGCCAAAGGCGATCTTGATCGCGCCATCGCCGACTACGACCATGTGATCGCGCTCTATCCGAACTATGCGGTCGGTTACTACAACCGCTGCCTCGCCTACAGGGAAAAGGGAGACCTTGATCGCGTCATCGCCGACTGCAGCCAGGCGATCGCGCTCTATCCGCAATACAGGGACGCCTACTACTCTCGCAGCTACGCCTATCAGGCCAAGGGCGACCTCGACCGCGCCATCGCCGATTACGATCAGATGATCGCGCTCGATCCGAACGATAGCGACGCCCATAGCGGTCGTGCCTCCGCGTACCTGTCCAGGGGCGATCTTCGCCGCGCCGCCGCGGACGTCGGTCCGGAGCCGGTGCTATCTTTTCTCGTCGCCATTGGCTTTGGCGTGGCAGCCTGGTTGTGTTTCCGAGGCACGCGTGCGGGCGGGCGGCGGTCCGGGCGGACGATGATCGAGATGTGCGAGCAGCAGATCGCCGATATCAAGCGCCGGAACGCCGTCCTGGAGAAGGTCGCCGCGGCGTTGGAGAAGCGTTCGTCGGCTTAG
- a CDS encoding aspartate/glutamate racemase family protein — MQTIGLLGGMSWESTALYYKLINERVRDRLGKLHSAPLLMYSYDFQDIKEMQYAGRWAEAAASLAKTAELLESAGARAIVLCTNTMHKLAPEITAKLTVPFIHIGDATAERIRARGYRRVGLLGTIFTMEEDFYIDRLRAHDLDVLIPSASERADVNRIIYDELCRGVVADASRRRYQEVMAALVARGAECIILGCTEITMLVGAADTSVETFDTTAIHAETAADFAIG; from the coding sequence ATGCAAACCATCGGCCTGCTCGGCGGCATGAGCTGGGAGAGCACCGCGCTGTATTACAAGCTCATCAACGAGCGCGTCCGCGATCGGCTGGGCAAGCTGCATTCGGCCCCGCTGTTGATGTATTCCTACGATTTCCAGGACATCAAGGAGATGCAATATGCCGGCCGCTGGGCGGAGGCGGCGGCGAGCCTTGCGAAAACGGCCGAGCTGCTCGAAAGCGCAGGGGCCCGCGCCATCGTGCTGTGCACGAACACGATGCACAAGCTGGCGCCCGAGATCACAGCGAAGCTGACCGTTCCCTTCATTCACATCGGCGACGCGACGGCAGAGCGCATCCGGGCCAGGGGATATCGGCGGGTCGGGCTGCTCGGCACCATCTTCACGATGGAAGAAGACTTCTACATCGACCGGCTGCGCGCCCATGATCTCGATGTCCTCATTCCGTCCGCCAGCGAGCGGGCCGATGTCAATCGCATCATCTATGACGAGCTGTGCCGCGGCGTCGTCGCCGATGCGTCGCGCCGTCGCTACCAGGAGGTGATGGCCGCGCTGGTCGCCCGAGGCGCGGAGTGCATCATCCTCGGCTGCACCGAAATCACGATGCTGGTCGGGGCTGCCGATACCTCGGTCGAGACGTTCGACACCACGGCCATTCACGCCGAGACGGCGGCCGATTTTGCCATCGGGTGA
- a CDS encoding helix-turn-helix transcriptional regulator — translation MTDIAFEHIIDRIHEAATVPELWPEVLEAIAHAVGAYGMVMITSDTDPWAGVWNGVVTSPSISEAFSAFMREGISSRTETTPRLLALDHPGFVSEQDVFSLEEWERDPYRVEWNKKWGFEHACATAVHSPSGELIVFHMERLAGRPAFSRQDLDFLDRFRPHLARAALLSTRWRLARMRAATEALALVGLPALAIAGSGRVVAANALIEGMTDVLRWLPKDRLAIRDGAADALLRTGLAQLGSPEAPVCSFAARRASDQDRVVFHLVSMPGEARDLFNGAVGLLIVTPVTASQAPSLALIRGLFDLTPSEARVARGIAQGQTIGDIAAHHGLSRETIRTQIKAVLAKTGTRNQKSAAALFGAIPRLPLND, via the coding sequence ATGACGGACATCGCTTTCGAGCACATCATCGATCGCATCCACGAGGCTGCGACCGTTCCGGAGCTCTGGCCGGAGGTTCTGGAAGCCATCGCGCATGCCGTAGGCGCATATGGCATGGTCATGATCACCTCGGACACCGACCCGTGGGCTGGCGTCTGGAATGGTGTTGTGACGTCGCCGTCGATCAGTGAGGCGTTCTCGGCGTTCATGCGTGAGGGTATCTCCAGCCGTACCGAGACCACACCCAGGCTTCTGGCGCTCGATCACCCCGGCTTCGTCAGCGAACAGGATGTCTTTTCGCTGGAAGAATGGGAGCGTGATCCATATCGGGTGGAGTGGAACAAGAAATGGGGCTTCGAGCACGCCTGCGCGACTGCGGTCCATAGCCCCTCCGGTGAGCTCATTGTCTTTCACATGGAAAGACTGGCAGGCCGGCCTGCCTTTTCACGGCAGGATCTTGATTTCCTCGACCGCTTTCGTCCCCATCTCGCACGGGCGGCGCTGCTGTCGACCCGTTGGCGCCTCGCCCGGATGCGGGCGGCGACCGAGGCGTTGGCGCTGGTCGGCCTGCCGGCCCTCGCCATCGCGGGGTCCGGACGGGTCGTGGCGGCGAACGCCCTGATCGAAGGCATGACGGATGTCCTGCGGTGGTTGCCGAAGGACCGGCTTGCCATCAGGGACGGCGCAGCCGACGCGCTGCTGCGCACCGGCCTGGCTCAGCTCGGATCGCCTGAAGCGCCCGTGTGTTCCTTCGCGGCGCGCCGGGCAAGCGACCAGGATCGGGTGGTATTTCATCTCGTTTCGATGCCGGGCGAAGCGCGCGATCTGTTCAATGGGGCGGTCGGCCTCCTGATTGTGACGCCCGTGACCGCCTCCCAGGCGCCAAGCCTTGCGCTCATTCGTGGCCTGTTCGATCTCACCCCAAGCGAGGCCCGCGTTGCGCGTGGCATCGCGCAGGGACAGACGATCGGCGACATCGCGGCGCATCACGGGCTGAGCCGCGAAACGATCCGCACGCAGATCAAGGCCGTCCTCGCCAAGACGGGAACGCGAAACCAGAAGAGCGCAGCTGCGCTCTTCGGTGCGATCCCCAGGTTACCCCTCAACGATTGA